A window of the Oscillospiraceae bacterium NTUH-002-81 genome harbors these coding sequences:
- a CDS encoding glucose-1-phosphate adenylyltransferase, translating into MIRKEMIAMLLAGGQGSRLGVLTSKVAKPAVSFGGKYRIIDFPLSNCINSGVDTVGVLTQYQPLRLNAHIGIGIPWDLDRNVGGVSVLPPYEKSSSSEWYSGTANAIYQNLEYMQSYNPEYVLILSGDHIYKMDYEVMLDYHKASHADVTIAAMPVPMEEASRFGVVITDENGKIQEFEEKPEHPRSNLASMGIYIFSWKVLKEALIANAEVPGCDFGKHVIPYCHEKGQRLFAYEYNGYWKDVGTLGSYWEANMELIDIIPEFNLYEEFWKIYTRSEIIPPQYIAEDAVVTRSIISEGTDVYGEVHNSVIGSGVTIGKGSVIRDSIIMKNTVIGENCVIDRAIIAENSVVGDGAVLGVGEDIPNKKKPSVYCFGLVTIGDSTVIPPNVKIGKNTAIEGETTPEDYPGGVLDSGETLIKAGGVL; encoded by the coding sequence GTGATTAGAAAGGAAATGATAGCAATGCTCCTTGCCGGTGGACAAGGCAGCAGACTGGGTGTGCTGACTTCCAAGGTGGCCAAGCCGGCCGTATCCTTCGGAGGAAAGTACCGCATCATCGATTTTCCACTGAGCAACTGCATCAATTCCGGCGTTGATACCGTGGGTGTGCTGACACAGTACCAGCCGCTGCGGCTGAATGCCCATATCGGAATCGGTATTCCGTGGGATCTAGACCGCAATGTGGGCGGCGTTTCTGTTCTGCCCCCTTACGAGAAGAGCAGCAGCAGTGAATGGTATTCCGGCACGGCCAATGCGATTTACCAGAATCTGGAGTATATGCAGAGTTATAATCCCGAATATGTGCTGATCCTGTCCGGCGACCATATTTACAAGATGGACTATGAAGTGATGCTGGACTACCATAAGGCAAGCCACGCGGACGTGACCATTGCGGCCATGCCGGTGCCGATGGAGGAGGCCAGCCGTTTCGGCGTCGTGATCACGGATGAGAACGGCAAGATCCAGGAATTTGAGGAGAAGCCGGAGCATCCGAGGAGCAACCTGGCTTCCATGGGAATCTACATATTCAGCTGGAAGGTGCTCAAAGAAGCGCTGATTGCCAACGCAGAAGTCCCCGGCTGCGATTTCGGCAAGCATGTCATCCCTTATTGCCACGAGAAGGGACAGCGTCTTTTTGCCTATGAATACAATGGCTACTGGAAGGATGTGGGAACCCTCGGCTCCTACTGGGAAGCCAATATGGAACTGATAGATATTATTCCCGAATTCAATCTTTATGAGGAATTCTGGAAGATTTATACAAGAAGTGAGATCATCCCGCCGCAGTACATTGCAGAGGATGCGGTGGTGACCCGCAGTATCATCAGCGAGGGCACGGATGTGTACGGAGAGGTGCACAATTCCGTCATCGGTTCGGGTGTCACCATCGGCAAGGGCAGTGTGATCCGGGATTCTATTATCATGAAGAATACGGTTATTGGCGAGAACTGCGTCATTGACCGGGCCATCATTGCGGAGAACAGCGTGGTGGGCGACGGAGCCGTGCTGGGCGTGGGAGAGGACATCCCGAATAAGAAGAAGCCCAGCGTATACTGCTTCGGCCTGGTGACCATCGGTGACAGTACCGTGATCCCGCCGAATGTGAAGATCGGCAAGAATACGGCCATAGAAGGTGAGACGACGCCGGAGGATTATCCGGGCGGCGTTCTGGACAGCGGAGAGACTTTGATTAAGGCAGGTGGCGTATTATGA
- a CDS encoding ribose-phosphate pyrophosphokinase, with protein sequence MSNEETRNLETIPVGKLGIIPLASCKELGEKVNNYLVEWRNERENEHHANIVFEGYQRDNYIISARVPRFGSGEAKGVLGESVRGYDLYLMVDVCNYSLTYSLCGQTNHMSPDDHYQDLKRIIAAVGGKAKSITVIMPFLYESRQHKRSGRESLDCALALQELIDMGVNNIITFDAHDPRVQNAIPINGFETVQPAYQFIKGLLRNIPDLKIDSDHMMVISPDEGGMGRAIYVANVLGLDMGMFYKRRDYTKIVNGRNPIVAHEFLGTDVTGKDLIIIDDMISSGDSVLEVASELKRRKANRIFIFSTFGLFTNGLEKFDKAYEEGYITRVLTTNLVYQTPELLEKPYYISCDMSKYIAYIIDTLNHDASISGLLDPSDRIQKRLTQYRNGTMDF encoded by the coding sequence ATGTCTAATGAAGAAACCAGAAATCTGGAAACCATTCCTGTAGGCAAACTCGGCATCATTCCCCTTGCCAGCTGCAAGGAACTCGGCGAGAAGGTCAACAACTATCTCGTTGAGTGGAGAAATGAAAGAGAGAACGAGCATCATGCCAATATCGTTTTCGAAGGTTATCAGAGAGATAACTACATTATTTCCGCGCGTGTTCCCCGATTCGGAAGCGGCGAGGCCAAGGGCGTTCTCGGTGAATCTGTCCGCGGCTATGACCTGTATCTGATGGTTGACGTATGCAATTACAGCCTGACCTATTCCCTGTGCGGCCAGACAAACCATATGTCTCCGGATGACCATTATCAGGATCTGAAGAGAATCATTGCGGCAGTGGGCGGCAAGGCCAAAAGCATCACTGTTATCATGCCGTTCCTCTATGAGAGCCGTCAGCACAAGCGCAGCGGCCGGGAATCCCTGGACTGTGCACTGGCACTGCAGGAGCTCATCGATATGGGTGTCAACAACATTATCACCTTCGATGCCCATGACCCGCGGGTACAGAATGCGATCCCGATCAACGGATTTGAGACTGTACAGCCTGCTTACCAGTTTATCAAGGGTCTTCTTCGCAACATTCCGGATCTTAAGATCGACAGCGACCACATGATGGTCATCAGCCCGGATGAAGGCGGTATGGGACGTGCCATCTACGTTGCCAACGTTCTTGGTCTGGACATGGGTATGTTCTATAAGAGAAGAGACTACACGAAGATTGTCAATGGCCGCAACCCCATCGTTGCCCATGAGTTCCTGGGTACGGATGTAACAGGCAAGGATCTGATCATCATTGACGATATGATCTCTTCCGGTGACAGCGTTCTGGAAGTTGCTTCCGAACTGAAACGCCGCAAAGCCAACCGCATCTTTATCTTCTCCACTTTCGGTCTGTTCACCAACGGTCTGGAGAAATTTGACAAGGCTTATGAGGAAGGCTATATCACCCGCGTGCTGACCACCAACCTGGTATATCAGACACCGGAGCTGCTGGAGAAGCCTTACTACATCAGCTGTGACATGAGCAAATACATTGCTTACATCATCGACACGCTGAATCATGATGCTTCCATCAGCGGTCTTCTGGATCCCAGTGACCGTATCCAGAAGCGCCTGACCCAGTACCGCAACGGCACCATGGATTTCTAA
- a CDS encoding MalY/PatB family protein translates to MPERNLNFDEIIERKGTDCLKYDFAVKRGKPEDVLPFWVADMDFRTTSYVEDALIERAKHGIFGYSESQEDYFHAIAGWMHRRHHWDVEPDWLIKTPGVVFALAMAVKAFTEAGDCVLIQQPVYYPFSEVIQDNGRVVVSNDLYLGTDNRYHMDLEDFEQKIVEHHVKLFLLCNPHNPSGRVFTREELTGMGEICLKHGVTVVCDEIHNDFVFQGEHTVFASIKKEYADISVTCTSPSKTFNLASMLISNIFIPNEKLRQRFQHEVNAAGISQLSVLGLVATQAAYEHGDEWYEKMMAYVKSNIDYARNYVEEYLPGVKMINGEGTYLVWLDFRGTGIETEELDRRIIYDAKLWLDSGKIFGKTGEGFQRINVAAPRKTVTECFERIRKIL, encoded by the coding sequence ATGCCGGAAAGAAATTTAAATTTTGATGAGATCATCGAGCGGAAAGGAACCGACTGTTTAAAATATGATTTTGCCGTAAAAAGAGGCAAGCCGGAGGATGTGTTGCCTTTTTGGGTGGCAGATATGGATTTTCGGACAACTTCCTATGTGGAGGATGCGCTGATCGAACGAGCGAAGCATGGGATTTTTGGATACAGCGAATCTCAGGAGGATTATTTTCATGCGATCGCAGGATGGATGCACAGACGCCATCACTGGGATGTGGAACCGGACTGGCTGATCAAAACGCCGGGCGTGGTATTTGCACTTGCCATGGCGGTAAAAGCCTTTACGGAAGCGGGAGACTGCGTGCTCATTCAGCAGCCGGTGTACTATCCGTTTTCCGAGGTGATCCAGGATAACGGACGAGTCGTTGTCAGCAATGATCTGTATCTGGGAACAGACAATCGCTATCATATGGACCTGGAAGATTTCGAGCAGAAAATCGTGGAGCATCATGTGAAGCTGTTTCTTCTGTGCAATCCCCATAATCCCTCCGGAAGAGTATTTACGAGGGAAGAACTGACCGGAATGGGAGAGATCTGTCTGAAGCATGGGGTCACGGTGGTCTGTGACGAGATCCACAATGATTTTGTGTTCCAGGGAGAGCACACCGTGTTTGCTTCTATTAAGAAAGAATATGCGGATATCTCTGTCACCTGTACCTCGCCGAGCAAAACCTTCAACCTGGCAAGTATGCTGATCTCCAACATCTTTATCCCCAATGAAAAGTTGAGACAGAGATTCCAGCATGAAGTGAATGCAGCCGGCATCAGTCAGTTGAGCGTATTGGGGCTGGTTGCTACCCAGGCCGCATATGAGCATGGCGATGAATGGTATGAGAAAATGATGGCTTATGTGAAGTCGAATATTGACTATGCAAGAAACTATGTGGAAGAATATCTGCCGGGGGTAAAGATGATCAATGGCGAAGGCACCTATCTGGTCTGGCTGGATTTCCGGGGAACTGGTATCGAAACAGAAGAATTGGATCGCCGGATCATATACGATGCGAAGCTGTGGCTGGACAGCGGAAAAATCTTTGGAAAAACAGGAGAGGGATTCCAGCGGATCAACGTGGCTGCGCCGAGAAAAACAGTGACAGAATGTTTTGAGAGGATTCGGAAAATTTTATAA
- a CDS encoding ATP-binding protein, producing MSLTNEQYDTIMRIYSRRQADNRFRQKERQQAVYDAIPAFADLETEISSLQASRARLMLGDQTGQATRCADRLHTLCEKRNHLLAEHGFPADYLKPHYICPDCQDTGYIGSQKCHCFRQAEIDLLYHQSNLRQVLERENFSHFREDYYPEDMIDPGTGLSSRRLAQTALAEAHRFIEDFSQTHPNLFLYGSTGTGKTFLTNCIAKELLERSFSVLYFSSGQLFDRFSRHSFSSEKEDDDFRYHVFDCDLLIIDDLGTEMVNAFVSSQLFLLINERLMRRKSTVISTNLTPENFLNTYSERIFSRISSSYQILKLFGDDIRLRKKLLEHTVS from the coding sequence GTGTCTCTGACGAATGAACAGTACGATACGATCATGCGCATTTACAGCAGACGGCAGGCGGACAACCGTTTCCGCCAGAAGGAGCGGCAGCAGGCCGTCTATGACGCGATCCCGGCATTCGCGGATCTGGAGACAGAGATCTCCTCTCTCCAGGCCAGCCGGGCCCGTCTCATGCTGGGCGACCAGACCGGACAGGCCACACGCTGCGCCGACAGGCTTCATACCCTTTGTGAGAAAAGGAATCACCTTCTGGCCGAGCACGGTTTTCCGGCAGATTATCTGAAACCGCACTATATCTGCCCGGATTGTCAGGATACCGGTTATATCGGCAGTCAGAAATGTCACTGTTTCCGGCAGGCGGAGATCGACCTGCTGTACCACCAGTCCAACCTGCGGCAGGTGCTGGAACGGGAGAATTTTTCCCATTTCCGGGAAGACTACTATCCGGAAGACATGATCGATCCCGGCACCGGTCTTTCTTCCCGCCGTCTGGCCCAGACTGCACTGGCGGAAGCCCACCGGTTCATCGAGGATTTCTCCCAGACACATCCGAACCTGTTTCTGTACGGGAGCACCGGCACCGGCAAGACCTTTCTGACCAACTGCATTGCCAAGGAGCTTCTGGAACGCTCCTTCTCCGTCCTCTATTTTTCCTCCGGGCAGCTGTTTGACCGGTTTTCCCGGCACAGCTTTTCCAGTGAAAAAGAGGACGATGATTTCCGGTATCACGTCTTCGACTGTGACCTGCTCATCATTGATGATCTGGGCACGGAGATGGTGAACGCCTTCGTCTCCTCCCAGCTGTTCCTGCTCATCAATGAGCGGCTCATGCGCAGGAAATCCACGGTCATTTCCACAAACCTGACGCCGGAAAATTTTCTCAACACGTACTCGGAGCGGATCTTTTCCCGGATCTCCAGCAGCTACCAGATCCTCAAGCTGTTCGGGGATGATATCCGGCTCCGGAAGAAACTGCTGGAGCATACTGTTTCATAA
- a CDS encoding DnaD domain protein encodes MAIRLYREGDRGYTSVSNDFIDHYMPSANGEFVKLYLYLLRCLSAGQDALSVSTLADRFSNTEKDICRALRYWEKEGLLSIETDDRGAACGICLKELPVQTAAPEAAFAPAAERTDALLQAPVTDGKILSAATVAGQVNGSMQTGTVPGQAQASMQTASAGTTTGQNGAEPSAVTFVQPEPKKAGSHDISRQRLEELQQQDNIRQLLFIVEQYLGRTLGSTHINTILYLYDELHFSEELIEYLVEYCVSRGNRSIRYIETVALAWHAEHITTVEQAQEVTSQYNKYVFTVLKSFGIKGRNPVASELAYIKKWSSEYGFPVEIISQACERTVTQIHQPSFEYADKILSSWNRQGVRHPSDILKLDAAHRQNQPQPAQTADNSKGPDRRNRFNNFEQRSYDFNNLERQLLNIK; translated from the coding sequence ATGGCTATACGTCTGTATCGGGAAGGAGACCGGGGATATACTTCGGTTTCCAATGATTTTATTGATCATTACATGCCGTCTGCCAACGGCGAATTTGTCAAACTGTATCTGTATCTGCTCCGGTGTCTGTCCGCCGGGCAGGATGCCCTGTCTGTGAGCACGCTGGCCGACCGGTTCAGCAACACGGAGAAGGATATCTGCCGGGCACTGCGCTACTGGGAGAAGGAAGGGCTTCTGTCCATCGAGACCGATGACCGCGGCGCTGCCTGCGGCATCTGCCTGAAGGAGCTGCCGGTACAGACAGCTGCTCCCGAGGCAGCATTTGCGCCTGCTGCGGAACGCACAGACGCCCTGCTGCAGGCACCTGTCACAGATGGCAAGATACTTTCCGCAGCAACGGTTGCCGGGCAGGTGAACGGTTCTATGCAGACCGGTACAGTTCCCGGACAGGCGCAGGCCTCCATGCAGACGGCCTCCGCCGGTACAACCACCGGCCAGAATGGTGCCGAACCCTCAGCCGTCACCTTTGTGCAGCCGGAACCGAAGAAGGCAGGTTCCCACGATATCTCCCGTCAGCGGCTGGAAGAGCTGCAGCAGCAGGACAACATCCGGCAGCTTCTGTTCATCGTGGAACAGTATCTGGGACGGACGCTGGGCAGCACCCACATCAACACCATCCTGTACCTGTACGACGAGCTGCATTTTTCCGAGGAGCTCATTGAGTATCTGGTGGAGTACTGTGTTTCCCGCGGGAACCGCAGCATCCGGTACATAGAGACAGTCGCTCTGGCATGGCATGCCGAGCACATCACCACCGTGGAGCAGGCCCAGGAGGTGACGAGCCAGTACAACAAGTACGTGTTCACCGTGCTGAAAAGCTTCGGCATCAAGGGCCGCAATCCGGTGGCTTCCGAGCTGGCTTACATCAAGAAGTGGTCGTCCGAGTACGGTTTCCCGGTGGAGATCATCTCTCAGGCCTGTGAACGCACAGTGACCCAGATCCACCAGCCGTCCTTCGAATATGCGGACAAGATCCTGTCCAGCTGGAACCGACAGGGCGTCCGCCATCCGTCGGATATTCTGAAGCTGGATGCCGCCCACCGGCAGAATCAGCCCCAGCCCGCCCAGACAGCAGACAACAGCAAGGGGCCCGACCGGCGCAACCGGTTCAACAACTTCGAACAGCGCAGCTATGATTTCAACAACCTGGAGCGGCAGCTGCTGAACATTAAGTAA
- the spoVG gene encoding septation regulator SpoVG yields MQITDVRVRKVAKEGKMKAVVSITLDDEFVVHDIKVIEGEKGLFIAMPSRKASDGEYRDIAHPINSGTRDKIQQMILGKYETALTEVEEEEA; encoded by the coding sequence ATGCAGATAACAGATGTTAGGGTTCGAAAAGTTGCAAAGGAAGGCAAGATGAAAGCGGTTGTTTCCATTACGCTGGATGACGAGTTTGTAGTGCATGACATTAAAGTGATCGAGGGAGAGAAGGGCCTTTTCATTGCAATGCCGAGCCGTAAGGCGTCTGATGGGGAATACCGGGACATCGCACATCCGATCAATTCGGGTACGCGGGACAAGATCCAGCAGATGATCCTCGGCAAGTATGAGACAGCGCTGACAGAAGTCGAAGAGGAGGAAGCGTAA
- the glgD gene encoding glucose-1-phosphate adenylyltransferase subunit GlgD encodes MRAVGIILAGGNNNRMRELSNKRAIAAMPIAGSYRSIDFALSNMTNSHIQKVAVLTQYNSRSLHEHLSSSKWWDFGRKQGGLFVFTPTVTADNSFWYRGTADAIWQNLDFLKKSHEPYVVIVSGDCVYKMDYNKVLEYHIAKKADITVVYKQLPPEEDATRFGILKMDEDGRIQDFDEKPMIATGNDVSAGIYVIRRRQLIELIERSAAESRFDFVRDILIRYKGLKRIYGYRMDSYWSNISTVESYYQTNMDFLKPEVRDYFFKQYPDVYSKIDDLPPAKYNPGAHVKNSLISSGCIINGTVENSILFKKTFVGNNCVIRNSIILNDVYLGDNTYIENCIVESRDTIRANSCYKGEDGVRIVVEKNERYII; translated from the coding sequence ATGAGGGCAGTAGGAATCATTTTGGCAGGCGGCAACAACAACAGGATGCGCGAACTGTCCAACAAGCGGGCGATTGCGGCAATGCCCATTGCCGGAAGCTATCGGAGCATTGACTTTGCACTGAGCAACATGACGAATTCCCATATTCAGAAGGTGGCAGTGCTGACCCAGTACAATTCCCGGTCCCTGCATGAGCATTTAAGCTCCTCCAAGTGGTGGGATTTCGGAAGAAAACAGGGCGGCCTGTTCGTATTTACACCGACAGTGACCGCGGATAACAGCTTCTGGTACCGGGGAACGGCGGATGCCATCTGGCAGAACCTGGATTTCCTCAAGAAGAGCCATGAGCCATATGTGGTCATCGTATCCGGTGACTGTGTATACAAGATGGATTACAACAAGGTGCTGGAATACCACATTGCCAAGAAGGCAGATATCACTGTGGTATACAAGCAGCTTCCTCCGGAAGAGGATGCCACAAGATTCGGCATCCTGAAGATGGATGAAGACGGACGGATCCAGGACTTCGATGAGAAGCCCATGATAGCTACCGGTAATGACGTTTCTGCGGGTATTTATGTGATTCGCAGACGTCAGCTCATTGAACTCATTGAACGCAGCGCCGCAGAGTCCCGGTTTGATTTCGTGCGGGATATCCTGATCCGTTACAAGGGATTGAAGCGCATTTACGGATATCGGATGGATTCCTACTGGAGCAACATTTCCACGGTGGAATCTTATTATCAGACAAACATGGACTTCCTGAAGCCGGAAGTGCGGGATTACTTCTTCAAGCAGTATCCCGATGTGTATTCGAAGATCGATGATCTTCCGCCGGCCAAGTACAATCCGGGAGCGCATGTAAAAAACAGCCTGATCTCCAGCGGTTGTATCATCAACGGAACGGTGGAAAACTCCATATTGTTTAAGAAGACATTTGTGGGAAATAACTGCGTCATCCGCAATTCCATTATTCTGAATGATGTATACCTCGGGGATAACACATATATCGAGAACTGTATTGTGGAGAGCAGGGACACCATCCGTGCCAATTCCTGTTACAAGGGAGAGGATGGCGTGCGCATCGTTGTGGAAAAGAACGAGCGTTATATTATCTGA
- the murC gene encoding UDP-N-acetylmuramate--L-alanine ligase, whose amino-acid sequence MFQINFHKPIHIHFIGIGGISMSGLAEILLKENFRISGSDAKRSALTTHLESLGCTVQYGQCAENITDDIDAVVYTAAIHPDNPEFAACKAKGIPMLSRAELLGQLMHNYKVSIAISGTHGKTTTTSMLSEILMLADTDPTVSVGGILKSINGNIRVGGPEMFVTEACEYTNSFLNFYPTDSIILNIEEDHLDFFKDIHDIRRSFHQFASQTADGGSVIINTDIPDYEEITADINASVITFGLEHEAMYTATDISFDGFGHPSFTVVKNGTPGIQCALKVPGIHNVSNALAVIALCDRLSIPAETIRKGLLAFEGTDRRFEYKGTFQGVTVIDDYAHHPTEIAATLTAARNYPHRTIWCVFQPHTYTRTKALLPEFARALKLADKVVLADIYAARETDTLGISSRTLQEALQKEGAEAYYFPSFEQIENFLKKNCVHGDLLITMGAGDVVNIGENLVEK is encoded by the coding sequence ATGTTTCAGATTAATTTCCATAAACCGATCCACATCCATTTCATCGGCATCGGCGGCATCAGCATGAGCGGCCTGGCCGAGATTCTGCTCAAGGAAAATTTCCGCATTTCCGGCTCCGACGCCAAGCGCTCCGCCCTGACGACCCATCTGGAGTCGCTGGGATGCACCGTGCAGTATGGGCAGTGTGCGGAAAATATCACCGATGACATCGACGCCGTTGTATACACGGCTGCCATCCACCCGGATAACCCGGAATTCGCAGCCTGTAAGGCAAAGGGCATTCCCATGCTTTCCCGGGCAGAGCTCCTGGGACAACTCATGCACAACTACAAAGTTTCCATCGCCATTTCCGGCACCCATGGCAAGACGACGACCACTTCCATGCTTTCCGAGATCCTCATGCTGGCGGACACCGACCCCACCGTTTCCGTGGGCGGCATCCTGAAATCCATCAACGGCAACATCCGCGTGGGCGGCCCTGAAATGTTCGTCACGGAGGCCTGTGAGTACACCAACAGTTTCCTGAACTTTTATCCGACGGATTCCATCATCTTAAATATCGAAGAAGACCATCTGGACTTCTTCAAGGATATCCACGATATCCGCAGATCGTTCCATCAGTTTGCATCCCAGACGGCGGACGGCGGTTCTGTCATCATCAACACCGATATCCCGGATTATGAAGAGATCACTGCAGACATCAACGCCTCTGTCATCACCTTCGGTCTGGAGCATGAGGCCATGTATACCGCCACAGATATCAGCTTTGACGGCTTCGGCCATCCGTCCTTCACCGTTGTGAAAAACGGCACCCCCGGTATCCAATGTGCCCTGAAGGTGCCCGGCATCCACAACGTGTCCAATGCGCTGGCTGTCATTGCCCTGTGTGACCGCTTAAGCATCCCGGCGGAGACGATCCGCAAGGGTCTGCTGGCCTTCGAGGGTACAGACCGCCGGTTTGAATACAAGGGTACCTTCCAGGGTGTCACTGTCATCGATGACTATGCCCACCATCCCACGGAGATCGCCGCTACCCTCACCGCTGCCCGGAATTATCCGCACCGCACGATCTGGTGTGTATTCCAGCCCCATACATATACGCGGACAAAAGCGCTGCTGCCGGAATTTGCCCGGGCATTAAAGCTGGCCGACAAGGTGGTACTGGCTGACATCTATGCCGCCAGAGAGACCGACACGCTGGGTATCAGCTCCCGGACGCTGCAGGAGGCACTGCAAAAAGAAGGTGCAGAAGCCTACTATTTCCCCTCCTTCGAACAAATAGAAAATTTTCTCAAAAAAAATTGTGTACACGGTGACCTGTTGATAACTATGGGTGCCGGAGACGTCGTAAATATCGGCGAAAACCTCGTTGAGAAATAG